In a single window of the Antedon mediterranea chromosome 1, ecAntMedi1.1, whole genome shotgun sequence genome:
- the LOC140052442 gene encoding isatin hydrolase-like: MYYTRSMIVCLTLHALHAVCEHDNGDIIDLTYTFDENTLFFPGHEGFVQEILHRGTYGPLWFESNRIETGEHTGTHMDAPAHLREGQLRIEAVPASHLVGPGVKVDISSKASMDPDAQVEINDIMAWEEENGRIPDGAIVMMFSGWGKFYPNRTAYFGSDRNDSYTDENDVSLLNFPGFSTPAAEWLVENRNIVGVGVDTSSLDFGQSTNFSSHVVFFEQNIFGLENVANLDKMPTTGSTIYALPMKIKDGSGAPVRIIAIVNDDVINGVSATASNYFLTFIAFFIVFVYKILF, from the exons ATGTACTATACACGCTCCATGATTGTTTGCTTGACTTTGCATGCGTTACACGCAGTGTGCGAACATGATAACGGTGACATTATTGACCTGACGTATACGTTTGACGAAAATACGCTGTTTTTTCCGGGCCATGAGGGGTTTGTACAAGAAATTCTTCACCGTGGAACATATGGACCTCTATG gTTTGAATCCAATCGCATTGAAACGGGTGAGCATACTGGAACACACATGGACGCACCGGCACACTTACGGGAGGGACAGTTGAGAATTGAAGCAGTACCTGCAAGTCATCTAGTAGGCCCCGGAGTAAAAGTTGACATCTCATCTAAAGCCTCCATGGACCCCGATGCACAAGTTGAAATCAATGATATAATGGCCTGGGAAGAAGAGAATGGTCGTATACCCGACGGCGCCATTGTAATGATGTTCTCAGGTTGGGGTAAATTCTACCCTAACCGTACTGCGTACTTTGGTTCGGATCGTAACGACTCTTACACAGATGAAAACGATGTCTCGCTTCTGAATTTCCCCGGATTCAGTACACCTGCCGCAGAATGGCTCGTTGAAAATCGTAACATTGTAGGCGTAGGCGTAGACACATCATCTCTGGATTTCGGACAGTCTACTAATTTCAGTTCGCATGTAGTATTTTTCGAACAAAACATCTTCGGTCTTGAAAACGTGGCGAATTTGGACAAGATGCCGACGACCGGGAGCACAATATACGCGCTACCGATGAAGATTAAAGACGGAAGTGGTGCACCCGTTAGAATTATTGCTATCGTtaacgatgacgtcataaatgGAGTGAGCGCTACCGCGTCAAACTACTTTCTGACATTCATTGCTTTcttcattgtttttgtttacaaaatactTTTCTAG